In Lepus europaeus isolate LE1 chromosome 9, mLepTim1.pri, whole genome shotgun sequence, the following are encoded in one genomic region:
- the TPRA1 gene encoding transmembrane protein adipocyte-associated 1, translating to MDTLEEATGTGASTASPAPMAPNITVPHRCLLLLYEDIGTSRVRYWDLLLLIPNVLFFIFLLWKLPLARAKIRITPSPIFITFYILVFVVALVGIARAVVSMTVSASDAATVADKILWEITRFFLLAIELSVVILGLAFGHLESKSSIRRVLAITTVLSLAYSVTQGTLEILYPDAHLSAEDFNIYGHGGRQFWLVSSCCFFLVYSLVVLLPKTPLKERISLPSRRSFYVYAAILALLNLLQGLGSALLCADIIEGLCCVDATTFLYFSFFAPLIYVAFLRGFFGSEPKILFSYKCQVDETEEPDVHLPQPYAVARREGLEAAGAAGASAACYSSTQFDSAGVAYLDDVASMPCHTGSINSTDSERWRVINA from the exons ATGGACACCCTGGAGGAGGCGACCGGGACTGGCGCCAGCACAGCGTCGCCCGCGCCCATGGCCCCGAACATCACCGTGCCCCACCGCTGCCTGCTGCTGCTCTACGAAGACATTGGCACCTCCAG GGTCCGGTACTGGGACCTCCTGCTGCTCATCCCCAACGTGctcttcttcatcttcctgctCTGGAAGCTTCCGCTGGCACGGGCCAAGATCCGCATCACCCCCAGCCCTATCTTCATCACCTTCTACATCCTG GTGTTCGTGGTGGCACTGGTGGGCATCGCCCGCGCCGTGGTGTCCATGACCGTGAGCGCCTCGGATGCCGCGACGGTGGCTGACAAG ATCCTGTGGGAGATCACCCGCTTCTTCCTGTTGGCCATTGAGCTGAGCGTGGTCATCCTGGGCCTGGCCTTCG GTCACCTGGAGAGCAAGTCAAGCATCAGACGGGTGCTGGCCATCACCACCGTGCTGTCCCTGGCCTACTCCGTCACCCAG GGCACCCTGGAGATCCTGTACCCGGACGCCCACCTCTCAGCCGAGGACTTCAACATCTACGGGCACGGGGGCCGCCAGTTCTGGCTGGTCAGCTcgtgctgcttcttcctg GTCTACTCCCTGGTGGTCCTCCTGCCCAAGACCCCGCTGAAGGAACGCATCTCCCTGCCTT CGCGGAGGAGTTTCTACGTGTACGCGGCCATCCTGGCGCTGCTCAAcctgctgcaggggctggggagcgcGCTGCTCTGCGCCGACATCATCGAGGGGCTGTG CTGTGTGGACGCCACCACCTTCCTCTACTTCAGCTTCTTCGCGCCGCTCATCTACGTGGCCTTCCTCCGGGGCTTCTTCGG CTCGGAGCCCAAGATCCTCTTCTCCTACAAATGCCAAGTGGACGAGACGGAGGAGCCCGAcgtgcacctgccccagccctacgCCGTGGCCCGGCGCGAGGGCCTGGAGGCCGCAGGGGCCGCCGGGGCCTCCGCCGCCTGCTACTCCAGCACGCAGTTCGACTCGGCTGGCGTCGCCTACTTGGACGACGTGGCCTCCATGCCCTGCCACACGGGCAGCATCAACAGCACAGACAGCGAGCGCTGGAGGGTCATCAACGCCTGA